AAGATGATGGTGTGGTTCTCCCCTCATTTATCAGCGCAAGTTCTCGTTTGAGATCTAAAGGATCGCGCAAAAACTCATCAAATTTCTTCGGTTCATTTTTCGGACGCACGTGGTCAAAAACCTGACAGTTCTCCCCATTGAGGCAAGACGTATAAACAGATGTACGTGGAATAGCAGACATAAACCCTTTCCTCTCCATCTTTATTATCGCCATCATTATATGCAGAAGTTGCGGAGAAGGGAGAAATTTTATAACTCATTGAAATTAAATGTGAATTAAACAACAACTTCTCCTCTCGCATTGCCGATAATGAAATGAGCCTCATCATGGAGAATCTATGGGCGATGTCAAGCCATTGTTATCTTTAAAACAACCAGCAGAAGTTGATCGTGCTCTTCTTCAACTCGCCTCTGTTGTGGATGATCAAAACATACTTCAGGAAGTCGATATTCAGGCAGCTTTATTCGTTCCTCACCATCCTCTGCATGAAAAAGTGATTGCTTCCTTTCAACTTGATTCCCTGAAACCACTTGCGCTTCAATTTGAACAGATTGAAAAACTTCTGGAAAAAAGACGCGAACGAGCAGAAACGCTTTCGAGTCTTGAAAAACATTTTGCGTCACTAAAGGAGCCAAATCTTCAATCGATACTTCAAGCTTGGGTCGATTATTATGACGAACAGGACATCCCTCCATCTCAACTTTTGGAATATGTGAAATCACCTTCCATTCAATCTCATACGTTACAGGGACAAATATATGGCATGGCAGTGTATGCTCTCACTGATGTCGCTGTTGAAAAAAAGCATACAGAGTCCTCAAAAGGAAATAGTTTAAAAGATGCGTTACGTCGAGGCATTGTGAAAGTGGCATTGTATACTCCAGATTCCAACACAAAGGCAGGAGAGACAGCCTATTACGATCCTTCAGGAGATAGTTTTTTCTTCAATACAGAAGTACATTCCTTTCAAAAACTCTTTCCAGAAAATGCGCAATTTCAGAACGTCGTCTTTCATGAATCTGAACATGCTCTGCAGGATTCTCAACGATCATCACACTCTTATGTCGATGGAGAAATAGACGCTTACCTACAAGCAGAAATGGTGGGTTTTGCTCAAAAAGGATGGGAAAATGTTAAGGAACAGGAACTCATTCAAACACGAGACACACTCAAGCATGCGCACCGTCAAAGGGTAGAAAGATTATTTACAGCCCTCTCTCGAACTGACACGCAACATTTAACGGACAAAGAAATTAGAGACTGGTTTATAGATGTTGCAGATGAATCAAACTATGCTCTCGAAATACCTCTTCTTGCTTTTTATAAATACCATCGTCATTCCTCCTATGTCTCACTTCGAGAACAAGCCCGAAGCGCTTACGTAAAATACAACTTTCTTGTTAATCTGAGGATGCAAATAAATACCATAGTTTCAAATCCACAATGGAAAAGAATGACACCGCATATAGCGGCTTTACTTAAGGATCAATTTTTTGATAAAAATCTTTTGCCCCTTCATCCTTCACAAATAAGTGTCATGCAAACACTGACCAATACGGATCTTATTCGAATTGGAAAAAATCTTCCGGAATCGAACTATATGAGTATAGACCAAAGTCACCATTATTATTTCGGCTTTGCTTTTACATTCCTTGCTCTTTGTGAAGCTGATCCCGATATTGCCTACCGTTATCTCCATGAAAATCTTTTCCCCATACTTTATGGAAAATATTATGATTGGGATGTTCCAAAAGAGAAGACGGCTTGGAATGGATGGGGTCCCTCATAAGTCTATTGCCAACCCCTCTTTTTGCTGACAAGACCCATTTCTATGAAAGGAACTTTTATCACCTTTGAAGGCATTGAAGGCTCGGGGAAATCGACCCACCTTGAACTCGCAGGCCAAGCTCTTGCTGCTCGGAAATATGATGTTCTGTTAACACGCGAACCTGGTGGAACGCCTGTCGGCGATTCTCTTCGCCGGATTTTACTTGATCCACAGAATCACAATATGGATCCCACAACAGAACTTTTCCTGTATGCAGCAGCACGACGGCAACATATTGCACAAGTGATTGGACCTGCACTGAAACGAGAAAAAATTATTTTATGCGATCGTTATGTCGATGCAACAACCGCATATCAGGGAAGCGCACGCGATCTTCCCGAAAAACTTCTCCGCGAACTCAACCATATTGCCACCGAAGGTCTCATGCCATCACTTA
The Deltaproteobacteria bacterium RIFCSPHIGHO2_02_FULL_44_16 DNA segment above includes these coding regions:
- a CDS encoding dTMP kinase, which translates into the protein MKGTFITFEGIEGSGKSTHLELAGQALAARKYDVLLTREPGGTPVGDSLRRILLDPQNHNMDPTTELFLYAAARRQHIAQVIGPALKREKIILCDRYVDATTAYQGSARDLPEKLLRELNHIATEGLMPSLTLLFDCTVEVGLTRARKRNQQETLKGQDRFEREAFSFHEKVRSRYLSLAKADPQRIKIIDTTHQNVHDIHAIVMKEILAHVGTHSRT